The following coding sequences are from one Macrobrachium rosenbergii isolate ZJJX-2024 chromosome 36, ASM4041242v1, whole genome shotgun sequence window:
- the LOC136856650 gene encoding serine protease easter-like — MVSSTMRTAIPGILAFSLLLLVGSSEGQGGRGGGCITEAREAGRCVAIRNCGVLRLLLAQVQSGSAPPGSIDKLRRSICHFDRGEPLVCCPESSPVPPVNMPQPGPSTSSTPLPSRCGVQGITDRIIDGLPAPLRAWPWMVVLRGNTGGRSFWFCGGTLISDRYVLTAAHCFKPQLGVTLEFARVGEHNIREEQDCEFGVCAPPPQDIPVERTIVHPSYGSPCSECNDIALLRLSRKVTLDPLYVIPICLPQDPVREMGFSVQQFQGKFAWAAGWGTTARDPAVVSRPSILQQVQLPIQELPYCDFLKKDYPDKNMVLCAGGEGKDTCKGDSGGPLTLTNAVSTKHFLVGVTSLGPTVCGSQDTQGLYTSVHHYLPWIIQTMRP; from the exons GATGCATCACGGAAGCGCGTGAGGCAGGCAGATGCGTAGCCATCAGGAACTGTGGAGTACTCCGCCTGCTTCTTGCACAAGTGCAAAGTGGCTCGGCTCCTCCAGGGTCTATTGACAAGCTACGAAG GTCCATCTGCCATTTCGACAGAGGGGAGCCTCTTGTTTGCTGCCCAGAGTCCTCTCCAGTGCCTCCAGTGAACATGCCTCAG CCGGGCCCATCTACGAGTTCAACCCCTCTGCCTTCAAGATGTGGCGTCCAGGGCATCACTGATCGCATCATTGACGGCTTACCTGCTCCGCTAAGGGCATGGCCATGGATGGTTGTTCTCAGGGGCAATA ccggTGGTAGAAGCTTTTGGTTTTGTGGAGGCACACTGATTTCAGATCGTTATGTCCTGACAGCAGCCCACTGCTTTAAACCACAGCTTGGTGTCACCCT AGAATTTGCAAGAGTTGGTGAACACAACATACGGGAAGAGCAAGACTGTGAATTCGGAGTCTGTGCCCCCCCGCCTCAGGACATTCCGGTTGAGAGGACCATTGTGCACCCAAGTTATGGTTCCCCGTGCAGTGAGTGCAATGATATCGCACTCTTGAGGCTTTCACGAAAAGTAACCCTTGACCCAT TGTATGTGATTCCCATCTGCCTACCACAAGACCCAGTCAGAGAAATGGGTTTTTCAGTTCAGCAGTTTCAAGGAAAATTTGCATGGGCCGCAGGCTGGGGAACCACTGCCAGAG aCCCAGCTGTAGTCTCTCGTCCCTCTATCCTCCAGCAAGTGCAGCTGCCCATCCAGGAGCTCCCATACTGTGATTTCCTGAAGAAGGATTACCCAGACAAGAATATGGTACTTTGTGCTGGTGGTGAAGGCAAGGATACTTGCAAGGGCGATTCTG GTGGTCCTCTCACCTTAACCAACGCAGTCAGCACGAAACATTTCCTCGTGGGGGTTACCAGTCTAGGTCCCACTGTCTGTGGGTCTCAGGACACCCAAGGTCTCTACACAAGCGTCCATCACTACCTACCTTGGATCATTCAAACCATGCGTCCCTAA